Proteins encoded within one genomic window of Episyrphus balteatus chromosome 1, idEpiBalt1.1, whole genome shotgun sequence:
- the LOC129907771 gene encoding 5-formyltetrahydrofolate cyclo-ligase — MTTLCGTIKKVLRMEMKDKILPAITPESRKKQSYAITERVIGTDDFKKAQTISIYLSTSTEVDTTNLLTEMFQQGKKVFVPTYNKNVMEMVKLDSMLDYESLPLTKWNIKQPNISDGRENALTCGGIDLFIVPGVAFSRKGGRLGHGMGFYDKYFKRHSETYPDKKSILMAIAFKEQIVPVTELPLAEHDVILDYVVTQDDVFSSK; from the exons ATGACGACACTTTGTGGAACTATTAAGAAAGTACTTCGTATGGAAATGAAGGATAAAATTCTTCCAGCAATCACACCAGAGTCTAGGAAGAAGCAATCCTATGCAATTACTGAAAGA GTTATCGGGACTGATGACTTTAAGAAAGCTCAAACAATAAGTATTTATTTAAGCACATCAACAGAAGTTGATACAACAAACTTGTTGACAGAAATGTTTCAACAAGGGAAGAAG GTATTTGTACCAACTTACAATAAAAATGTAATGGAAATGGTTAAACTCGATAGTATGCTGGACTATGAATCTCTTCCACTCACAAAATGGAACATCAAACAACCAAATATCAGTGATGGACGTGAAAATGCTTTAACCTGTGGTGGAATAGATCTATTCATTGTTCCTGGTGTTGCGTTTTCTCGAAAAGGTGGACGTTTAGGTCATGGAATGGGTTTCTATGATAAATACTTTAAAAGACATTCCGAGACATATCCAGACAAAAAGTCAATTCTAATGGCAATTGCTTTCAAAGAGCAAATAGTACCTGTGACTGAATTACCATTGGCAGAACATGATGTGATTTTGGACTATGTTGTAACGCAAGATGATGTTTTTTcttcgaaataa
- the LOC129907770 gene encoding uncharacterized protein LOC129907770 produces the protein MVSELNRPKNFSKMKSQKSHSRSRRNKLSLSKDQGLKSPKKEHQVRDNEMDNTNRKIKSGSWKRTTCHWDLPSNSKFKPINNINEQAYPSLPVKSHQPRILYSNVLFSGEKLKTPVKIKNLTPRHSVKINSSRSRKRLISVERVPPNNSKDKCTSRINCFKSAEKPINNNIPKSSGDLEKCINNLFKSLSISIPSWNFEDYGQFNDNSEYVCRFDDYNYLVCENVALVGLRLASDGKFKS, from the exons ATGGTCAGTGAATTGAACCGCCCGAAAAATTTTAG taaaatgAAGTCACAAAAATCACATAGCAGATCGAGGCGCAATAAACTGTCTTTGTCCAAGGACCAAGGATTAAAAAGTCCCAAAAAG GAACACCAAGTTCGTGACAATGAAATGGATAATACAAATAGAAAAATCAAATCAGGGAGTTGGAAACGGACAACCTGTCATTGGGATTTACCAagtaattcaaaatttaaaccaaTCAATAACATCAATGAGCAAGCATATCCGTCGTTGCCCGTTAAATCCCATCAACCCCGTATTTTATACTCCAACGTACTCTTTAGCggagaaaaacttaaaaccccagtgaaaattaaaaatcttacaCCAAGACATTCAGTCAAAATTAATTCAAGTCGAAGTCGAAAACGTCTCATTTCGGTGGAAAGGGTACCTCCAAATAATAGCAAGGATAAATGCACTTCaagaataaattgttttaagtcTGCTGAAAAACCCATTAATAACAATATCCCAAAGTCATCAGGTGATTTGGAAAAATGTATTaacaatttattcaaaagtcTCAGCATCAGTATTCCTTCATGGAATTTCGAAGATTATGGGCAATTCAACGATAATTCGGAATATGTTTGTCGTTTCGATGATTATAATTATTTGGTTTGTGAAAATGTAGCTCTTGTTGGTCTAAGATTAGCTTCTGATGGtaaatttaaatcttaa